The endosymbiont of Bathymodiolus septemdierum str. Myojin knoll sequence ACCGGGCTTTTTATTGTACTTTATATGGAGGCCGGAACCAGAGTCGAACTGGTCTATAAGGCTTTGCAGGCCCCTGCATAACCGCTTTGCTATCCGGCCAAGGTGTGGAAGCGGTAATAAAAAAAAGCCTGTTCTCACAGGCTTTTTTTAAATTTGGAGCGGGAAACGAGATTCGGACTCGCGACATTCACGTTGGCAACGTGATGCTCTACCAGCTGAGCTATTCCCGCATAAGCGACATATTATAATGTGTTTTTATTGGGGTTTGAAGGTTTTTATACCTTCTTTTAAATAAATAAACCCAGAGTATAAAGTTAACAAAGTGGCAGCAACCAATAAGCTCACCCCAATCTCAAAACTCGGCAAGCCAAAAAATGGCTGCTGATAAAGTAAAAATAGAATGGCAAAGATTTGCACGAAGGTTTTTACCTTGCCAACAAATGATACATTGATCGTTGAACGCTGGCCAATCGTACCCATCCATTCTCTAAGAGCAGATACCAAAATCTCTCTGGAAATAATAATCAACGCACAAATACTAATATACCAGTGCGTATCACTTGGATAAAAATCAACTAAAATTACCAGTGCTGTTGAAACCATTAATTTATCTGCAACAGGATCCAAAAACGCACCTAATCTCGAAGTCATATTTAATTTTCTTGCAAGGTAACCATCTAAATAATCCGTCACGCTAATCATTGCATAGATTAGCGTGACTGCAAAATTTATCCAAGTAAATATCGGCGTGTCAGTATAAGCGGGTTGAAAATAATACAATACTACAAATAACGGGATGAGCGCAATTCTTGATAAAGTTAAAATATTTGGTATTGTCATCATAAGATAATAATCAGTATAAACAAAAAACCCCTGCATATTTGCAAGGGTTTTAAAAATATGGTGCGCCCGGCTGGAGTCGAACCAGCAACCGCTCGGTTCGTAGCCGAGTACTCTATCCAGTTGAGCCACGGGCGCAAATTTTTGCTTGAAAATGCAAGCTACTGCGTTATTTTCCAACTGGTGTATATGTAATACTACCTGTTGAAAAATGCCTTGTATTTTACGCCTTCAAACAAAAATTGTTATAGAGCGTAAAGCGTTACTTTTCACAAGATGGGGAATTATACGCAAATTTTTTCAATAATTCGTTCTAATTTTGCAACTCTTGAGCCTTTAAAAAGAAGGGTGGCATTTTTGTGTTGTTTCAGTGTTGCCACTAGTTCCTCTGCATTATCAAAATTTTGCACACCATAATCTGCTTGATAACTGTATAAATATTCAATATCTAATGACTTTGCAAATGCACCCACTTGCTGATGATAAGCCTCAGATTTATCGCCAAGCTCTGCCATTTGCCCCAATACTGCAATTTTTTCACCTGCAAAACCCTTTAATACTTCTAGTGCATATTGACTTGAGCTTGGACTGGCATTATAACTATCATCAATAATCGTCATTTCATCATAATGAATAACATTCAGCCGACCTTTTTCCGCCTGCGTATTTTCCAAGCCCTGTTTAATAGTCGCAATATTCACCCCCAATGCAGCCGCACAAGCACTTGCGCTCAAAGCATTATCAATATTATGTCTGCCTAATAGCGGTAAATTTACAGTAATTTTTTCATTAAAAATCGTCAAGCAAAATTGATTATTGTTAATCTCACTGGCAAATATATCACCCCCTTCGCCAAAACTGATATCACCCGTAAACCCTGTTTGCGTATTCACAATATTCTGCGAATGCGATGCGTAAATTTCACCTTTCGCTTTCACCAAATTCTCAAACCCACCAAATTCACCTATATGCGCATCCAAAGTATTGGTAACAAGTGCAATATCGGGGTTAACCATGTCACGCAAATATGCGATTTCTTCCAAATGATTCGCCCCCATTTCAATGACGGCATATTGGTGTTTTTCTTCTAATTTAAGCAAGGTCATTGGTACACCGAGATGGTTATTGAGATTGCCTTTGGTTGCCAAAGTGGGTGCTTTTAATTTAAGAATGTTTTTCAACATATTCTTGGTCGTGGTTTTACCGTTGCTACCCGTAATTGCAACCACTTTCGGCTTCAGCCTTTCTAAATTCCACCGTGCAATCTGCGTAAATGCAACCTGCGTATCTGCCACCACTAACGATGGCAAATCCACCACCACAGAATGATGCACTACAACTGCCACAGCCCCCATTTCTTGCGCCTTTTCTACATAGTCATGCGCATCAAAATTCTCCCCCACCAACGCCACAAACACGCCGCCATCCATTCTTTTTCGAGTATCTGTATAAATACCAGTTACTGCCACATCGACAGAACATTCCGTTTTTAAAATTTTGGCAAGGGTGCAGGTTGTGGTTTTTAACATAGGGTTTATTATAAACCAAATTCATTTTTCCTTTTAAAAACTCTGTTCCTGCAATAAAAAAAGATGTTATTGCCTATTTTTTATTTTTGCCAATCTTGCGCCTTCAATGATGGCAGCAATGATAATGTCGTTGTCGTTAGATTTTAGGGTTTTGTCTTTAAATGTTTGGGTGGTTTCATGGCCTTTGCCAGCGATGAGTAGGCATTCTTGTTCGCCGAGGCTAATGACAGCGCCCTCAATAGCAAGTTGACGGTCTTCGGTGATGTTGACTTCGTAGCTGTCATCGATGCCGTCGAGAATGTCATCAATGATGGCGCGTGGGTCCTCGTCTCGTGGGTTGTCGTTGGTGAGAATGAGGGTGTCGGCAAGTTTTGAGGCAATTTTACCCATTTGTGCACGCTTGTTTTGGTCGCGATTACCACCACAACCGAAGACGACGCGGATAGCGTATTCTGGGTAGTGGGTGCGTAGGGTGGTAATGGCATTCTCAATGGCATCAGGGGTGTGGGCGTAATCAACCCAAATTGGCTGACTGGCATTTTTTTGCATTCTACCTGGGGGTGGGGTCAGCCTGTGGAGTAGAGGGATAACCTCTTCATCGCTAAATCCTAAAGTTTTTAGGGTGTGGAATGCAGCTAAAACATTTTGTAAATTAAACTTACCTAAGAAGGGAATTTCGAAAACAAAACCGTTTAGTGTGGCTAAAAAACCTTGTTCAGTGGTTTTGATATCGGTGAAATCGGATAAGGCGTAGGTGCTGATTTTTTTGTTTTTGGCGGCGGTGAGGAAATCGGCATAATTGGCATCGTCTTGGTTGAGGACGACGGATTGTACGCTACTCTGTGAGAATAGGCGGGTTTTGACCTGTTTATAGCTTGCTAAATCTGAGTGGTAATCTAAATGGTCTTGGGTTAGGTTGGT is a genomic window containing:
- the pgsA gene encoding CDP-diacylglycerol--glycerol-3-phosphate 3-phosphatidyltransferase, which codes for MMTIPNILTLSRIALIPLFVVLYYFQPAYTDTPIFTWINFAVTLIYAMISVTDYLDGYLARKLNMTSRLGAFLDPVADKLMVSTALVILVDFYPSDTHWYISICALIIISREILVSALREWMGTIGQRSTINVSFVGKVKTFVQIFAILFLLYQQPFFGLPSFEIGVSLLVAATLLTLYSGFIYLKEGIKTFKPQ
- a CDS encoding UDP-N-acetylmuramoyl-L-alanyl-D-glutamate--2,6-diaminopimelate ligase: MNIKKLLQTIAPTEFDFSIEGLCLNSRQVQNGDLFIALQGATGHGSDYIDQAIDKGCVAVLVDSKDIECSVPSIRVDNLSKHLATLATTFYDNAIKVDIVGITGTNGKTSVACFISQLLAALGIKNGLIGTLGISNSEQNSAQTTPDILTLYRTLDGYAKDGINTAVLEVSSHGIDQNRIAGLNIRTAVFTNLTQDHLDYHSDLASYKQVKTRLFSQSSVQSVVLNQDDANYADFLTAAKNKKISTYALSDFTDIKTTEQGFLATLNGFVFEIPFLGKFNLQNVLAAFHTLKTLGFSDEEVIPLLHRLTPPPGRMQKNASQPIWVDYAHTPDAIENAITTLRTHYPEYAIRVVFGCGGNRDQNKRAQMGKIASKLADTLILTNDNPRDEDPRAIIDDILDGIDDSYEVNITEDRQLAIEGAVISLGEQECLLIAGKGHETTQTFKDKTLKSNDNDIIIAAIIEGARLAKIKNRQ
- a CDS encoding UDP-N-acetylmuramoyl-tripeptide--D-alanyl-D-alanine ligase encodes the protein MLKTTTCTLAKILKTECSVDVAVTGIYTDTRKRMDGGVFVALVGENFDAHDYVEKAQEMGAVAVVVHHSVVVDLPSLVVADTQVAFTQIARWNLERLKPKVVAITGSNGKTTTKNMLKNILKLKAPTLATKGNLNNHLGVPMTLLKLEEKHQYAVIEMGANHLEEIAYLRDMVNPDIALVTNTLDAHIGEFGGFENLVKAKGEIYASHSQNIVNTQTGFTGDISFGEGGDIFASEINNNQFCLTIFNEKITVNLPLLGRHNIDNALSASACAAALGVNIATIKQGLENTQAEKGRLNVIHYDEMTIIDDSYNASPSSSQYALEVLKGFAGEKIAVLGQMAELGDKSEAYHQQVGAFAKSLDIEYLYSYQADYGVQNFDNAEELVATLKQHKNATLLFKGSRVAKLERIIEKICV